CACCTCGGACATCGGCCTTGACGCAATCCTGGACCTGCTGGCTGGTTCCCGGGAATGCCTCTCAAGGATTTTGGGCTTAACCGCCGAGGAGGATCTCCTGGACAGGATCTTTTCAAACTTCTGTATCGGAAAGTGAAATGGGGATAAAACAAAAAAAGGGGGGAACAAAAATGCCGATAGTCCAGGTTCACCTGCTGAAGGGTAGATCGGGTGAACAGAAAAAGAAACTGGTTGCCGAGATGACGAGCTCAATATGTTCAGCCCTAGGGGTAAAACCGGAACAGGTCCGGATAATCCTTTCGGAAATGTCCCACGAAGATTTCGCTGTCGGCGGTATACTCTCTTCAGAGAGGGACAGGTAAGATTCATTCCGCGCCAATCAGTCACGCCAGCGCCGGTGCATCCATAGCCACTGCTCCGGCGCCTTCCTTATCAATTCTTCAATCCAGCTATTCGCTTCCCTGGTCATGACCGCTATCCTCGCTTCGCGGCTTCCCTCCAGCGGCTGTTCGATGGGGGGACCGATATCGATCCTGTACTTGAAGGATCCGAGCCGGGTAGCCGCGACGGGGACCAGGGGCACTTCCGCCATAATCGAAAAAGCTGCCGGCCCGCCCGCTGTACCGCATTCCTTGCCGAAAAAAGGGAGGCGTAGGGCTCCCTTCCCCGCCCAATTCTGATCTCCGGCAAGGACCACCATCGCCCCTTCGCGAAGACGCTTTATAGGTTCCGTGAGCATGGATCGTTTGGGTATAGGCTTTCCGCCAATGTTCCTGCGGTACTTTTCTATCAATTTTGCCAGGTCCCCATCATCAGGTTCCTGTATTACCCCGTAGAGAGGGAAACCCCGACTGCACAGCCACGCAGCCATGAGTTCCCAGCTGCCGAAGTGGGCCATGAGTATTACAGCACCTTT
This DNA window, taken from Thermovirga sp., encodes the following:
- a CDS encoding lysophospholipid acyltransferase family protein; translation: MSLQSGTLEAIRSWVRPGWRANLLTGVLRGVLWVIAPRGKVALQNMEIAFPGSTPSWRRKNLSRVYRHFAASLAEYLVVQNNPAQVDDWFVASSGLEWLQNQAASGKGAVILMAHFGSWELMAAWLCSRGFPLYGVIQEPDDGDLAKLIEKYRRNIGGKPIPKRSMLTEPIKRLREGAMVVLAGDQNWAGKGALRLPFFGKECGTAGGPAAFSIMAEVPLVPVAATRLGSFKYRIDIGPPIEQPLEGSREARIAVMTREANSWIEELIRKAPEQWLWMHRRWRD
- a CDS encoding 2-hydroxymuconate tautomerase family protein; translated protein: MPIVQVHLLKGRSGEQKKKLVAEMTSSICSALGVKPEQVRIILSEMSHEDFAVGGILSSERDR